In a single window of the Arachis hypogaea cultivar Tifrunner chromosome 6, arahy.Tifrunner.gnm2.J5K5, whole genome shotgun sequence genome:
- the LOC112697039 gene encoding uncharacterized protein: MLYFASLTSSYAFLTFFFTNMLFPHTITNTYHRNRNCNRFPRFCTFLTVSLSTFLFLSIPHYYSSSSPRSSNLEHDAAVASFNRMLHARPSPPVFHFNKLLAAFVKMKRYPTAISLCTEMRLKGITPCLVTLTILINCYCHVGEVALAFSVFGKVMKFGYGVDIVVLNSLIKGLCLGGEIVRALEFHDELVGMGFRLDEFSYGTLIDGLCKAGRTRAAVWMLRRIEGRAVRPNVVMYSTVIDGLCKDGLVNEARHLYLEMIVKGVSPNLFTYRPLVCQLCVVGQVNEAVWWLKEMVLNGVVPDVYVCTILIDALCKKGMLVEAHYMFDKMIELGHEPSIVSFTALIHGYCLNDRVDEARELFDMVFRWGIAPDVWLYNILISAYCKLERLDEALKLFDEMFCRKLFPNLVTYNCLIDCLCKSGRFSYAWKLVNTMCANDLSPDIVTYCIFLDALCKNQHLDKAVALFSKLTKNGLAPDVWSYSILINSYCKEQRIHEALALLREMHLKNLVPHTVTYSSFIDGMCKLGRISSALKFLDEMHDIGPPPDTITYSVVLDALCKTQNLDQAISLFNKMVKNGLEPDVCSYTILISGCCKSERIDEAMHLFEEMRLKNLVPDFVTYISLVDGLCKVGRISNARQLVNVIHDKGLRLRLITYLDVLCKRWHLNMDSKRLIS; this comes from the coding sequence ATGCTGTATTTCGCTTCTCTAACCAGCTCCTATGCTTTCCTTACATTCTTTTTCACAAACATGCTCTTTCCTCACACCATAACAAACACCTACCACCGTAACCGTAACTGTAACCGCTTCCCCAGGTTCTGCACCTTCCTCACCGTGTCTCTCTCCACCTTCCTCTTCCTGTCTATCCCTCactattattcttcttcttctcctcgttCATCCAATCTTGAACACGACGCTGCGGTTGCTTCTTTCAACCGCATGCTCCACGCGCGCCCTTCACCGCCGGTCTTCCATTTTAACAAGCTCTTGGCCGCTTTTGTGAAGATGAAGCGTTACCCCACTGCCATTTCTCTATGCACTGAAATGAGGTTGAAAGGTATCACTCCCTGTCTTGTCACTCTCACCATTTTGATAAATTGTTACTGCCATGTTGGTGAGGTCGcacttgctttctctgttttcgGGAAGGTTATGAAATTTGGTTATGGCGTTGATATTGTGGTCTTGAATAGTTTGATTAAAGGGTTGTGTTTGGGTGGGGAGATTGTGAGAGCTTTGGAGTTTCATGATGAGCTTGTTGGGATGGGGTTTCGGTTGGATGAGTTCAGTTATGGGACTTTGATTGATGGGTTGTGCAAGGCTGGGCGTACCAGGGCGGCAGTTTGGATGCTGAGGAGGATAGAGGGGCGAGCAGTTAGGCCGAATGTTGTGATGTATAGCACTgttattgatggattgtgtaaAGATGGGCTTGTGAATGAGGCGCGTCATTTGTATCTTGAAATGATTGTTAAGGGTGTTAGTCCTAATTTGTTCACTTACCGGCCTCTAGTTTGCCAATTGTGTGTTGTGGGGCAAGTGAATGAAGCAGTTTGGTGGCTTAAGGAAATGGTTCTGAACGGCGTAGTCCCGGATGTTTATGTATGCACTATTTTGATTGATGCATTGTGTAAAAAAGGAATGTTAGTGGAAGCTCATtatatgtttgataaaatgattgAATTGGGTCATGAACCTAGCATTGTTAGTTTCACTGCTTTGATACATGGTTATTGTTTGAATGATAGAGTAGATGAGGCAAGAGAACTATTTGACATGGTTTTTCGATGGGGTATTGCTCCTGATGTTTGGCTTTATAATATCCTGATAAGTGCATATTGTAAGCTTGAAAGATTAGATGAAGCTTTGAAGCTCTTCGATGAAATGTTTTGCAGGAAATTGTTTCCCAATCTTGTGACTTATAATTGTCTTATTGATTGTCTTTGCAAATCTGGGAGATTCTCATATGCTTGGAAGCTTGTTAATACAATGTGTGCTAATGACCTAAGCCCTGATATTGTCACTTATTGTATCTTCTTAGATGCTTTATGCAAAAACCAACATCTTGACAAGGCAGTTGCCTTATTTAGCAAACTGACTAAAAATGGGTTGGCCCCTGATGTTTGGAGTTATTCCATATTGATTAATAGTTATTGCAAAGAACAAAGGATACACGAAGCTTTGGCGCTCTTGAGAGAAATGCATCTAAAGAATTTGGTTCCTCATACTGTAACTTATAGTTCTTTTATTGATGGTATGTGTAAATTGGGGAGGATCTCGAGTGCATTAAAGTTTCTTGATGAGATGCATGATATAGGTCCACCCCCTGATACAATAACTTACAGTGTCGTGTTAGATGCTTTATGCAAAACCCAAAATCTTGACCAGGCAATTTCATTATTTAACAAAATGGTTAAAAATGGTTTGGAACCTGATGTTTGTAGTTATACCATCTTGATTTCTGGATGTTGCAAGAGTGAAAGGATAGATGAAGCCATGCATCTCTTTGAAGAAATGCGTCTAAAAAATTTAGTTCCCGATTTTGTAACTTATATTTCCCTAGTGGATGGCTTGTGTAAAGTTGGTAGAATCTCAAATGCAAGGCAGCTTGTTAATGTGATTCATGACAAAGGTCTACGCTTACGTCTTATCACTTACCTAGATGTACTTTGCAAAAGGTGGCATCTTAACATGGACAGCAAGCGCCTTATTTCATAA
- the LOC112697040 gene encoding eukaryotic peptide chain release factor subunit 1-3, whose amino-acid sequence MSDGQESDKNIEIWKIKKLIKALEAARGNGTSMISLIMPPRDQISRVTKMLGDEFGTASNIKSRVNRQSVLGAITSAQQRLKLYNKVPPNGLVLYTGTIVTEDGKEKKVTIDFEPFKPINASLYLCDNKFHTEALNELLESDDKFGFIVMDGNGTLFGTLSGNTREVLHKFTVDLPKKHGRGGQSALRFARLRMEKRHNYVRKTAELATQFFINPATSQPNVSGLILAGSADFKTELSQSDMFDPRLQAKILNVVDVSYGGENGFNQAIELSAEILSNVKFIQEKRLIGKYFEEISQDTGKYVFGVDDTLKALEMGAVETLIVWENLDINRYVLKNATNGEIIIKHLSKEQETDQSNFRDATTSAELEVQEKMPLLEWFANEYKRFGCSLEFVTNKSQEGSQFCRGFGGIGGILRYQLDIRSFDELSDDGEVYEDSD is encoded by the coding sequence ATGTCTGATGGTCAAGAATCGGACAAGAACATTGAGATATGGAAGATCAAGAAATTGATTAAAGCTTTGGAAGCTGCAAGGGGCAATGGTACCAGCATGATTTCTCTAATCATGCCTCCACGTGATCAAATATCCCGTGTCACTAAGATGTTGGGAGATGAATTTGGAACTGCTTCAAATATTAAAAGTAGGGTGAACCGCCAGTCGGTGTTGGGAGCCATTACTTCTGCTCAACAGAGGTTAAAGCTTTACAATAAAGTTCCTCCAAATGGGTTGGTCCTTTACACCGGAACCATTGTCACTGAAGATGGCAAGGAAAAGAAGGTGACAATTGATTTTGAACCATTTAAGCCTATCAATGCATCACTGTACCTCTGTGATAACAAGTTTCACACTGAAGCTCTAAATGAACTTTTAGAATCTGATGACAAGTTTGGTTTTATTGTTATGGATGGAAATGGAACCCTTTTTGGGACTTTAAGTGGAAATACTCGGGAGGTGCTTCATAAATTTACTGTTGATCTGCCAAAGAAGCACGGTAGAGGAGGGCAGTCAGCTTTGCGTTTTGCCCGTCTTCgtatggaaaagaggcacaattATGTTAGGAAGACTGCAGAACTTGCCACTCAGTTCTTCATCAATCCTGCTACTAGTCAGCCTAATGTTTCCGGACTTATACTTGCCGGTTCAGCTGACTTCAAGACTGAGCTGAGTCAGTCTGATATGTTTGATCCTCGTCTGCAAGCAAAAATATTGAACGTGGTTGATGTTTCATATGGTGGGGAAAATGGCTTTAATCAAGCCATTGAGTTATCTGCGGAGATTTTGTCAAATGTGAAGTTCATTCAAGAGAAACGCCTGATAGGAAAATATTTTGAGGAGATCAGTCAAGATACCGGGAAATACGTCTTTGGGGTTGATGACACATTGAAGGCTCTGGAGATGGGGGCAGTTGAAACACTTATTGTATGGGAAAATTTGGACATTAATAGGTATGTCTTGAAAAATGCTACTAATGGTGAGATCATCATAAAGCACTTGAGCAAGGAACAAGAGACCGACCAAAGCAACTTCCGAGATGCAACCACCTCTGCAGAGTTGGAGGTCCAGGAGAAAATGCCCTTGCTCGAGTGGTTCGCCAACGAGTACAAACGATTTGGATGCTCACTTGAATTCGTGACCAACAAGTCACAAGAAGGATCGCAATTTTGCAGGGGGTTTGGTGGAATTGGGGGCATCCTTCGCTACCAGCTCGACATCAGATCGTTCGATGAGTTATCCGATGATGGAGAAGTGTATGAGGATTCTGATTAA